Proteins found in one Aphelocoma coerulescens isolate FSJ_1873_10779 chromosome 27, UR_Acoe_1.0, whole genome shotgun sequence genomic segment:
- the PLEKHH3 gene encoding pleckstrin homology domain-containing family H member 3 isoform X2, with translation MPFPGGLWWLLCCRRGFTLLRRDYGEAEREADGEAEEEEEASFELRAQGDQGSLEVSLSQPTRSSSGSERSLLVAEEMRSLIVEKGPGPVEDDPDALVKGWLQREMRGCMKTPWIRPRKYWFVLTPDSLDYYSSNEKGARRLGSLVLTSLCSVLWPDKQLYKETGYWSVTVFGRKHCYRLYTEHLNEAVRWVCAVQKVIDSKAPVQTPTQLLIRDVEEHRDSPEVLKQIYCCNPILRYTSGPLYAPLLPFPYGSLDQSAPGPRSYTTLRDEAVKLFNSLQQLESERDPVPLMQGVLQTCLDLPPLVDEIYCQLVKQTTEPPAPGGQGDLHYWQLLTCMSCTFLPSPPVLRFLRFHLDRTENRFPASEMAKYACFIREALGKTKGRECVPSLEEILVLMQRQEMICTVHCPGAPACSVAISSHTTAEEVAQELVSRLGLSQSPNLFALYEQSRRREQPVGSATLLADVLTSLAGEDREQDPPCRLCFKHYGFLDTDNVPRDSLEFALLFEQAHEMVLRGYVPTSEETLQTLAALRLQSLNSDFSTHAPFPRLEELFPPHVLHARLPPPPHRPPSKCRGARLRAGLLAGGLWGQALAKQRAERDQRLRGRLREEGASTMAAIVEKWKLLQGMGRPEAMAAYVALVREWPGFGSTLFDVDLHAVRPRLGVGQGQPWQWATLTPLSSQSPVGSGPQRLWLGIGAKAVSLYKPGEPEPLDSFCYGRISSFGASDSSTFRLSVEDRDLLFETSQVDEIAQLLNTYLASAGAQRLPRAQEPPTSPPTSEPTVLPQGLCPGAGPWQHQPPVGSSHS, from the exons ATGCCGTTCCCGGGCGGGCTGTGGTGGTTGCTGTGCTGTCGACGGGGCTTCACGCTGCTGCGGCGGGACTACGGCGAGGCGGAGCGGGAAGCGGACGGCGAAgccgaagaggaggaggaggcgtcCTTCGAGCTCCGCGCCCAGGGAGACCAG ggatccCTGGAGGTGAGCCTGAGCCAGCCCACCCGCAGCAGCAGTGGCTCGGAGCG GTCCCTGCTTGTTGCGGAGGAGATGCGCAGCCTCATCGTGGAGAAGGGCCCAGGGCCGGTGGAGGATGACCCTGATGCTCTTGTGAAAG gctggctgcagcGGGAGATGCGGGGCTGCATGAAGACCCCCTGGATCCGTCCTCGGAAGTACTGGTTCGTGCTAACGCCTGACTCCCTGGACTACTACAGCAGCAACGAGAAGGGGGCCAGGAGGCTGGGCTCCCTTGTGCTCACCAGCCTCTGCTCCGTGCTCTGGCCAGACAAGCAGCTCTACAAGGAGACTG GCTACTGGAGCGTGACGGTGTTTGGCAGGAAGCATTGCTACCGCCTGTACACAGAGCACCTGAACGAGGCTGTGCGCTGGGTGTGCGCCGTGCAGAAGGTCATTGACAGCAAAGCACCTGTCCAAACGCCCACCCAGCTGCTCATTCGTGATGTGGAG GAGCACAGAGACAGCCCTGAGGTTCTGAAGCAGATCTATTGCTGCAACCCCATCCTGCGCTACACCAGTGGCCCCCTCTACGCTCCCCTGCTGCCCTTCCCCTATGGCAGCCTGGACCAAAGCG cccctggcCCCCGCAGCTACACCACGCTGCGCGACGAGGCTGTGAAGCTCTTCAACtcgctgcagcagctggagtcAGAGCGGGACCCAGTGCCGCTGATGCAGGGTGTCCTGCAGACCTGCCTGGACCTGCCGCCGCTGGTGGATGAGATCTACTGCCAGCTGGTGAAGCAGACTACGGAGCCGCCGGCGCCGGGCGGGCAGGGCGACCTGCACTACTGGCAGCTCCTCACCTGCATGAGCTGCACCTTCCTGCCCTCCCCGCCTGTCCTGCGCTTCCTGCGCTTCCACCTGGACAG GACAGAGAACCGTTTCCCTGCCTCGGAGATGGCCAAGTACGCCTGCTTCATCCGGGAGGCGCTGGGAAAGACGAAGGGGAGGGAGTGCGTGCCCTCTCTGGAGGAGATCCTGGTGCTGATGCAGCGACAAGAGATGATCTGCACAGTGCACTGCCCTGGGGCGCCCGCCTGCAGTGTGGCCATCAGTTCCCACACCACAGCCGAGGAG GTGGCCCAGGAGCTTGTGTCACGCCTGGGGCTGTCCCAGAGCCCCAACCTCTTTGCGCTCTACGAGCAGTCCCGGCGACGGGAGCAGCCAGTGGGCAGTGCCACACTGCTGGCTGATGTCCTCACCAG cctggctggaGAGGACCGGGAGCAGGACCCACCATGCCGGCTCTGTTTCAAGCACTACGGCTTCCTGGACACGGACAATGTCCCACGGGACAGCCTGGAGTTTGCCCTCCTCTTTGAGCAG GCGCACGAGATGGTGCTGCGGGGCTACGTGCCCACATCAGAGGAGACGCTGCAGACACTGGCGGCCCTGCGTCTGCAGAGTCTCAACAGTGACTTCTCCACCCACGCACCCTTCCCGCGCCTGGAGGAGCTCTTCCCGCCCCATGTGCTGCATGCCCGGTTGCCACCCCCGCCCCACCGGCCCCCCAGCAAGTGCCGGGGGGCCCGGCTGCGCGCAGGGCTGCTGGCCGGCGGGCTCTGGGGTCAGGCGCTGGCCAAGCAACGGGCGGAGCGGGACCAGCGCCTGCGGGGCCGCCTGCGTGAGGAGGGGGCCAGCACCATGGCTGCCATTGTGGAGAAGTggaagctgctgcagggcaTGGGCCGGCCCGAGGCCATGGCCGCCTACGTGGCCTTGGTGCGGGAGTGGCCTGGCTTCGGCTCCACACTCTTCGATGTCGACCTGCATGCGGTGAGGCCCCGGCTGGGCgtggggcaggggcagccctggcagtgggCAACCCTGACACCCCTCTCCTCGCAGAGCCCGGTGGGCTCTGGGCCCCAGCGCCTGTGGCTGGGCATCGGGGCCAAGGCCGTCTCGCTCTACAAGCCGGGGGAGCCCGAGCCCTTGGACAGCTTCTGCTATGGCCGCATCTCCTCCTTCGGTGCCTCTGACAGCAGCACCTTCCGCCTCTCTGTGGAGGATCGAGACCTGCTCTTTGAGACCTCCCAG GTGGATGAGATCGCTCAGCTCCTCAACACGTACCTTGCCTCTGCGGGTGCCCAGCGGCTGCCCCGGGCCCAGGAGCCTCCCACCAGTCCCCCCACCTCGGAGCCCACTGTGCTGCCCCaggggctctgccctggggccggGCCCTGGCAGCACCAGCCACCAGTGGGTTCCTCCCACAGCTAG
- the PLEKHH3 gene encoding pleckstrin homology domain-containing family H member 3 isoform X3: protein MPFPGGLWWLLCCRRGFTLLRRDYGEAEREADGEAEEEEEASFELRAQGDQGSLEVSLSQPTRSSSGSERSLLVAEEMRSLIVEKGPGPVEDDPDALVKGWLQREMRGCMKTPWIRPRKYWFVLTPDSLDYYSSNEKGARRLGSLVLTSLCSVLWPDKQLYKETGYWSVTVFGRKHCYRLYTEHLNEAVRWVCAVQKVIDSKAPVQTPTQLLIRDVEEHRDSPEVLKQIYCCNPILRYTSGPLYAPLLPFPYGSLDQSAPGPRSYTTLRDEAVKLFNSLQQLESERDPVPLMQGVLQTCLDLPPLVDEIYCQLVKQTTEPPAPGGQGDLHYWQLLTCMSCTFLPSPPVLRFLRFHLDRTENRFPASEMAKYACFIREALGKTKGRECVPSLEEILVLMQRQEMICTVHCPGAPACSVAISSHTTAEEVAQELVSRLGLSQSPNLFALYEQSRRREQPVGSATLLADVLTRFENLAGEDREQDPPCRLCFKHYGFLDTDNVPRDSLEFALLFEQAHEMVLRGYVPTSEETLQTLAALRLQSLNSDFSTHAPFPRLEELFPPHVLHARLPPPPHRPPSKCRGARLRAGLLAGGLWGQALAKQRAERDQRLRGRLREEGASTMAAIVEKWKLLQGMGRPEAMAAYVALVREWPGFGSTLFDVDLHASPVGSGPQRLWLGIGAKAVSLYKPGEPEPLDSFCYGRISSFGASDSSTFRLSVEDRDLLFETSQVDEIAQLLNTYLASAGAQRLPRAQEPPTSPPTSEPTVLPQGLCPGAGPWQHQPPVGSSHS from the exons ATGCCGTTCCCGGGCGGGCTGTGGTGGTTGCTGTGCTGTCGACGGGGCTTCACGCTGCTGCGGCGGGACTACGGCGAGGCGGAGCGGGAAGCGGACGGCGAAgccgaagaggaggaggaggcgtcCTTCGAGCTCCGCGCCCAGGGAGACCAG ggatccCTGGAGGTGAGCCTGAGCCAGCCCACCCGCAGCAGCAGTGGCTCGGAGCG GTCCCTGCTTGTTGCGGAGGAGATGCGCAGCCTCATCGTGGAGAAGGGCCCAGGGCCGGTGGAGGATGACCCTGATGCTCTTGTGAAAG gctggctgcagcGGGAGATGCGGGGCTGCATGAAGACCCCCTGGATCCGTCCTCGGAAGTACTGGTTCGTGCTAACGCCTGACTCCCTGGACTACTACAGCAGCAACGAGAAGGGGGCCAGGAGGCTGGGCTCCCTTGTGCTCACCAGCCTCTGCTCCGTGCTCTGGCCAGACAAGCAGCTCTACAAGGAGACTG GCTACTGGAGCGTGACGGTGTTTGGCAGGAAGCATTGCTACCGCCTGTACACAGAGCACCTGAACGAGGCTGTGCGCTGGGTGTGCGCCGTGCAGAAGGTCATTGACAGCAAAGCACCTGTCCAAACGCCCACCCAGCTGCTCATTCGTGATGTGGAG GAGCACAGAGACAGCCCTGAGGTTCTGAAGCAGATCTATTGCTGCAACCCCATCCTGCGCTACACCAGTGGCCCCCTCTACGCTCCCCTGCTGCCCTTCCCCTATGGCAGCCTGGACCAAAGCG cccctggcCCCCGCAGCTACACCACGCTGCGCGACGAGGCTGTGAAGCTCTTCAACtcgctgcagcagctggagtcAGAGCGGGACCCAGTGCCGCTGATGCAGGGTGTCCTGCAGACCTGCCTGGACCTGCCGCCGCTGGTGGATGAGATCTACTGCCAGCTGGTGAAGCAGACTACGGAGCCGCCGGCGCCGGGCGGGCAGGGCGACCTGCACTACTGGCAGCTCCTCACCTGCATGAGCTGCACCTTCCTGCCCTCCCCGCCTGTCCTGCGCTTCCTGCGCTTCCACCTGGACAG GACAGAGAACCGTTTCCCTGCCTCGGAGATGGCCAAGTACGCCTGCTTCATCCGGGAGGCGCTGGGAAAGACGAAGGGGAGGGAGTGCGTGCCCTCTCTGGAGGAGATCCTGGTGCTGATGCAGCGACAAGAGATGATCTGCACAGTGCACTGCCCTGGGGCGCCCGCCTGCAGTGTGGCCATCAGTTCCCACACCACAGCCGAGGAG GTGGCCCAGGAGCTTGTGTCACGCCTGGGGCTGTCCCAGAGCCCCAACCTCTTTGCGCTCTACGAGCAGTCCCGGCGACGGGAGCAGCCAGTGGGCAGTGCCACACTGCTGGCTGATGTCCTCACCAGGTTTGAAAA cctggctggaGAGGACCGGGAGCAGGACCCACCATGCCGGCTCTGTTTCAAGCACTACGGCTTCCTGGACACGGACAATGTCCCACGGGACAGCCTGGAGTTTGCCCTCCTCTTTGAGCAG GCGCACGAGATGGTGCTGCGGGGCTACGTGCCCACATCAGAGGAGACGCTGCAGACACTGGCGGCCCTGCGTCTGCAGAGTCTCAACAGTGACTTCTCCACCCACGCACCCTTCCCGCGCCTGGAGGAGCTCTTCCCGCCCCATGTGCTGCATGCCCGGTTGCCACCCCCGCCCCACCGGCCCCCCAGCAAGTGCCGGGGGGCCCGGCTGCGCGCAGGGCTGCTGGCCGGCGGGCTCTGGGGTCAGGCGCTGGCCAAGCAACGGGCGGAGCGGGACCAGCGCCTGCGGGGCCGCCTGCGTGAGGAGGGGGCCAGCACCATGGCTGCCATTGTGGAGAAGTggaagctgctgcagggcaTGGGCCGGCCCGAGGCCATGGCCGCCTACGTGGCCTTGGTGCGGGAGTGGCCTGGCTTCGGCTCCACACTCTTCGATGTCGACCTGCATGCG AGCCCGGTGGGCTCTGGGCCCCAGCGCCTGTGGCTGGGCATCGGGGCCAAGGCCGTCTCGCTCTACAAGCCGGGGGAGCCCGAGCCCTTGGACAGCTTCTGCTATGGCCGCATCTCCTCCTTCGGTGCCTCTGACAGCAGCACCTTCCGCCTCTCTGTGGAGGATCGAGACCTGCTCTTTGAGACCTCCCAG GTGGATGAGATCGCTCAGCTCCTCAACACGTACCTTGCCTCTGCGGGTGCCCAGCGGCTGCCCCGGGCCCAGGAGCCTCCCACCAGTCCCCCCACCTCGGAGCCCACTGTGCTGCCCCaggggctctgccctggggccggGCCCTGGCAGCACCAGCCACCAGTGGGTTCCTCCCACAGCTAG
- the CCR10 gene encoding C-C chemokine receptor type 10 — MTEQVTPSPISTELMATTDFYPWEDGYSGEAGVLPEVCEKQAVQGFARTFQPAVYLLLSLLGTVGNGLVLLTHTRYRQAHSVTDVCLLHLALSDLLLLLTLPFAITDTLQGWSPGTAACKVLQGLYALNFYSGFLFLTCISVDRYVVIVQVPAACRLRPRARRHGWLTAGLAWLLAMLLALPQFIYSQAEQHQDLRLCRVVFPRVVSRAARGATNLVQVVLGFAVPFLVMASCYAAVARTLLAARGAQPHRALRVLLALVLVFVALQLPHSLMVLLDAAELLASWEMSCAQSRRKDLALLVTGGLAYLRCCLNPLLYAFLGQRFRRELWLLASDAGCVRSLDPRCLGCPGCPSPRRRTSLSSCMDVV, encoded by the exons ATGACGGAGCAG gtgacccccagccccatctcaACAGAGCTGATGGCCACCACTGACTTCTACCCCTGGGAGGATGGGTACTCAGGCGAGGCTGGCGTGTTGCCTGAGGTCTGTGAGAAGCAGGCAGTACAGGGTTTTGCCCGCACCTTCCAGCCTGCCGTGTATCTGCTGCTCTCACTGCTGGGCACAGTGGGGAATGGCCTGGTGCTGCTCACGCACACCCGCTACCGCCAGGCACACAGTGTCACCGATGTCTGCCTCCTGCACCTCGCCCTATCCgatctcctgctgctcctgacgCTGCCCTTTGCCATCACCGACACGCTGCAGGGCTGGTCCCCAGGCACAGCCGCCTGCAAGGTGCTGCAGGGCCTCTACGCCCTCAATTTCTACAGCggcttcctcttcctcacctgCATCAGCGTGGATCGCTATGTGGTCATCGTGCAGGTGCCGGCTGCCTGCCGCCTGCGCCCACGAGCTCGCCGCCACGGTTGGCTGACGGCGGGGCTGGCctggctgctggccatgctgctagCACTGCCCCAGTTCATCTACAGCCAAGCAGAGCAGCACCAGGATCTCCGGCTCTGTCGTGTCGTCTTCCCCCGTGTGGTCTCACGGGCAGCGCGGGGGGCCACCAACTTGGTGCAGGTGGTGCTTGGCTTCGCGGTGCCCTTCCTGGTGATGGCAAGCTGCTACGCAGCTGTGGCACGGACACTGCTGGCGGCCCGCGGTGCCCAGCCCCACCGGGCGCTGCGAGTGCTGCTGGCCCTCGTGCTGGTGTttgtggccctgcagctgccccacagcctgatggTGCTGCTGGACGCGGCCGAGCTGCTGGCCAGCTGGGAGATGAGCTGCGCCCAGAGCCGCCGCAAAGACCTGGCCCTGCTGGTCACCGGCGGGCTGGCGTACCTGCGCTGCTGCCTCAACCCCCTGCTCTACGCCTTCCTCGGCCAGCGCTTCCGccgggagctgtggctgctcgcCAGCGACGCCGGCTGCGTGCGGTCCCTCGACCCGCGCTGCCTCGgctgccccggctgccccaGTCCCCGCCGGCGGacatccctctccagctgcatggacgtgGTGTAG
- the TUBG1 gene encoding tubulin gamma-1 chain — MPREIITLQLGQCGNQIGFEFWKQLCAEHGISPEGIVEEFATEGTDRKDVFFYQADDEHYIPRAVLLDLEPRVIHSILNSPYANLYNPENIYLSEHGGGAGNNWASGFSQGEKIHEDIFDIIDREADGSDSLEGFVLCHSIAGGTGSGLGSYLLERLNDRYPKKLVETYSVFPNQDEMSDVVVQPYNSLLTLKRLTQNADCVVVLDNTALNRIATDRLHIQNPSFSQINQLVSTIMSASTTTLRYPGYMNNDLIGLIASLIPTPRLHFLMTGYTPLTTDQSVASVRKTTVLDVMRRLLQPKNVMVSTGRDRQTNHCYIAILNIIQGEVDPTQVHKSLQRIRERKLANFIPWGPASIQVALSRKSPYLPSAHRVSGLMMANHTNISSLFERTCRQYDKLRKREAFLEQFRKEDIFKDNFDELDNSREIVQQLIDEYHAATRPDYISWGTQEQ, encoded by the exons ATGCCGCGGGAGATCATCACCCTGCAGCTGGGCCAGTGCGGCAACCAGA TCGGGTTCGAGTTCTGGAAGCAGCTCTGCGCCGAGCACGGCATCAGCCCCGAGGGCATTGTGGAAGAGTTCGCCACTGAGGGCACCGACCGCAAGGACGTCTTCTTTTACCAG GCAGATGATGAGCACTACATCCCccgggctgtgctgctggaccTGGAGCCCCGCGTCATCCACTCCATCCTCAACTCCCCTTATGCCAACCTTTACAACCCAGAAAACATCTACCTGTCTGAGCACGGAGGGGGagctggaaacaactgggccaGTGGCTTCTCGCAG GGAGAAAAGATCCATGAAGATATTTTTGACATAATAGACAGAGAGGCTGATGGGAGTGACAGTTTGGAA GGGTTTGTGCTTTGCCACTCCATTGCTGGTGGAACAGGCTCTGGACTGGGCTCGTACCTCCTGGAGAGACTCAATgacag GTATCCCAAGAAACTGGTGGAGACCTACTCAGTGTTCCCAAACCAGGATGAGATGAGCGATGTTGTAGTCCAGCCATACAACTCTCTGCTGACACTGAAGAGGCTGACTCAGAACGCTGACTGTGTG GTGGTTCTGGACAACACAGCCTTGAATCGGATCGCGACAGACCGGCTGCACATTCAGAACCCGTCGTTCTCGCAGATCAACCAGCTG GTCTCCACCATCATGTCTGCCAGCACCACCACGCTCAGGTATCCTGGGTACATGAACAACGACCTCATCGGGCTGATCGCCTCACTGATCCCCACGCCCCGGCTGCACTTCCTCATGACGGGGTACACGCCACTCACCACCGACCAGTCG GTGGCCAGTGTGAGGAAAACCACAGTCCTGGACGTGATGAGAAGGTTGCTGCAGCCTAAAAACGTGATGGTGTCCACAGGGCGAGACAGGCAGACCAACCATTGCTACATCGCCATCCTCAACATCATCCAGGGGGAGGTGGATCCTACACAG GTTCACAAGAGTCTGCAGCGGATCCGGGAGAGGAAGTTGGCAAACTTCATCCCCTGGGGCCCTGCCAGCATCCAGGTGGCTTTGTCCCGCAAGTCCCCTTACCTGCCGTCTGCTCACCGTGTCAGTGGGCTCATGATGGCAAACCACACCAACATCTCCTCG CTCTTCGAGCGGACGTGCCGGCAGTACGACAAACTGCGCAAGCGGGAGGCCTTCCTGGAGCAGTTCCGCAAGGAGGACATCTTCAAGGACAACTTCGACGAGCTGGACAACTCCCGGGAAATCGTGCAGCAGCTGATCGATGAGTATCACGCAGCCACACGCCCTGACTACATCTCCTGGGGCACGCAGGAACAGTGA
- the PLEKHH3 gene encoding pleckstrin homology domain-containing family H member 3 isoform X1 translates to MPFPGGLWWLLCCRRGFTLLRRDYGEAEREADGEAEEEEEASFELRAQGDQGSLEVSLSQPTRSSSGSERSLLVAEEMRSLIVEKGPGPVEDDPDALVKGWLQREMRGCMKTPWIRPRKYWFVLTPDSLDYYSSNEKGARRLGSLVLTSLCSVLWPDKQLYKETGYWSVTVFGRKHCYRLYTEHLNEAVRWVCAVQKVIDSKAPVQTPTQLLIRDVEEHRDSPEVLKQIYCCNPILRYTSGPLYAPLLPFPYGSLDQSAPGPRSYTTLRDEAVKLFNSLQQLESERDPVPLMQGVLQTCLDLPPLVDEIYCQLVKQTTEPPAPGGQGDLHYWQLLTCMSCTFLPSPPVLRFLRFHLDRTENRFPASEMAKYACFIREALGKTKGRECVPSLEEILVLMQRQEMICTVHCPGAPACSVAISSHTTAEEVAQELVSRLGLSQSPNLFALYEQSRRREQPVGSATLLADVLTRFENLAGEDREQDPPCRLCFKHYGFLDTDNVPRDSLEFALLFEQAHEMVLRGYVPTSEETLQTLAALRLQSLNSDFSTHAPFPRLEELFPPHVLHARLPPPPHRPPSKCRGARLRAGLLAGGLWGQALAKQRAERDQRLRGRLREEGASTMAAIVEKWKLLQGMGRPEAMAAYVALVREWPGFGSTLFDVDLHAVRPRLGVGQGQPWQWATLTPLSSQSPVGSGPQRLWLGIGAKAVSLYKPGEPEPLDSFCYGRISSFGASDSSTFRLSVEDRDLLFETSQVDEIAQLLNTYLASAGAQRLPRAQEPPTSPPTSEPTVLPQGLCPGAGPWQHQPPVGSSHS, encoded by the exons ATGCCGTTCCCGGGCGGGCTGTGGTGGTTGCTGTGCTGTCGACGGGGCTTCACGCTGCTGCGGCGGGACTACGGCGAGGCGGAGCGGGAAGCGGACGGCGAAgccgaagaggaggaggaggcgtcCTTCGAGCTCCGCGCCCAGGGAGACCAG ggatccCTGGAGGTGAGCCTGAGCCAGCCCACCCGCAGCAGCAGTGGCTCGGAGCG GTCCCTGCTTGTTGCGGAGGAGATGCGCAGCCTCATCGTGGAGAAGGGCCCAGGGCCGGTGGAGGATGACCCTGATGCTCTTGTGAAAG gctggctgcagcGGGAGATGCGGGGCTGCATGAAGACCCCCTGGATCCGTCCTCGGAAGTACTGGTTCGTGCTAACGCCTGACTCCCTGGACTACTACAGCAGCAACGAGAAGGGGGCCAGGAGGCTGGGCTCCCTTGTGCTCACCAGCCTCTGCTCCGTGCTCTGGCCAGACAAGCAGCTCTACAAGGAGACTG GCTACTGGAGCGTGACGGTGTTTGGCAGGAAGCATTGCTACCGCCTGTACACAGAGCACCTGAACGAGGCTGTGCGCTGGGTGTGCGCCGTGCAGAAGGTCATTGACAGCAAAGCACCTGTCCAAACGCCCACCCAGCTGCTCATTCGTGATGTGGAG GAGCACAGAGACAGCCCTGAGGTTCTGAAGCAGATCTATTGCTGCAACCCCATCCTGCGCTACACCAGTGGCCCCCTCTACGCTCCCCTGCTGCCCTTCCCCTATGGCAGCCTGGACCAAAGCG cccctggcCCCCGCAGCTACACCACGCTGCGCGACGAGGCTGTGAAGCTCTTCAACtcgctgcagcagctggagtcAGAGCGGGACCCAGTGCCGCTGATGCAGGGTGTCCTGCAGACCTGCCTGGACCTGCCGCCGCTGGTGGATGAGATCTACTGCCAGCTGGTGAAGCAGACTACGGAGCCGCCGGCGCCGGGCGGGCAGGGCGACCTGCACTACTGGCAGCTCCTCACCTGCATGAGCTGCACCTTCCTGCCCTCCCCGCCTGTCCTGCGCTTCCTGCGCTTCCACCTGGACAG GACAGAGAACCGTTTCCCTGCCTCGGAGATGGCCAAGTACGCCTGCTTCATCCGGGAGGCGCTGGGAAAGACGAAGGGGAGGGAGTGCGTGCCCTCTCTGGAGGAGATCCTGGTGCTGATGCAGCGACAAGAGATGATCTGCACAGTGCACTGCCCTGGGGCGCCCGCCTGCAGTGTGGCCATCAGTTCCCACACCACAGCCGAGGAG GTGGCCCAGGAGCTTGTGTCACGCCTGGGGCTGTCCCAGAGCCCCAACCTCTTTGCGCTCTACGAGCAGTCCCGGCGACGGGAGCAGCCAGTGGGCAGTGCCACACTGCTGGCTGATGTCCTCACCAGGTTTGAAAA cctggctggaGAGGACCGGGAGCAGGACCCACCATGCCGGCTCTGTTTCAAGCACTACGGCTTCCTGGACACGGACAATGTCCCACGGGACAGCCTGGAGTTTGCCCTCCTCTTTGAGCAG GCGCACGAGATGGTGCTGCGGGGCTACGTGCCCACATCAGAGGAGACGCTGCAGACACTGGCGGCCCTGCGTCTGCAGAGTCTCAACAGTGACTTCTCCACCCACGCACCCTTCCCGCGCCTGGAGGAGCTCTTCCCGCCCCATGTGCTGCATGCCCGGTTGCCACCCCCGCCCCACCGGCCCCCCAGCAAGTGCCGGGGGGCCCGGCTGCGCGCAGGGCTGCTGGCCGGCGGGCTCTGGGGTCAGGCGCTGGCCAAGCAACGGGCGGAGCGGGACCAGCGCCTGCGGGGCCGCCTGCGTGAGGAGGGGGCCAGCACCATGGCTGCCATTGTGGAGAAGTggaagctgctgcagggcaTGGGCCGGCCCGAGGCCATGGCCGCCTACGTGGCCTTGGTGCGGGAGTGGCCTGGCTTCGGCTCCACACTCTTCGATGTCGACCTGCATGCGGTGAGGCCCCGGCTGGGCgtggggcaggggcagccctggcagtgggCAACCCTGACACCCCTCTCCTCGCAGAGCCCGGTGGGCTCTGGGCCCCAGCGCCTGTGGCTGGGCATCGGGGCCAAGGCCGTCTCGCTCTACAAGCCGGGGGAGCCCGAGCCCTTGGACAGCTTCTGCTATGGCCGCATCTCCTCCTTCGGTGCCTCTGACAGCAGCACCTTCCGCCTCTCTGTGGAGGATCGAGACCTGCTCTTTGAGACCTCCCAG GTGGATGAGATCGCTCAGCTCCTCAACACGTACCTTGCCTCTGCGGGTGCCCAGCGGCTGCCCCGGGCCCAGGAGCCTCCCACCAGTCCCCCCACCTCGGAGCCCACTGTGCTGCCCCaggggctctgccctggggccggGCCCTGGCAGCACCAGCCACCAGTGGGTTCCTCCCACAGCTAG